ATCCAGATTTGAAGATCAGTGAGCCTTCAGACGTTCCATTGTGGGTGATAATAGTGTCTATAATAGTAGGACTGATAGTCCTTGTCTTACTTATAATTGCGTTGTGGAAATTAGGCTTCTTCAAGAGAAgtcgacccgacccgaccctgTCGGGTAATTTGGAGAAGAACAATCACGAATCCAGTCCCTTCATCGGTAGAGACAGAAACAGTATTCGATAGCTGAGGGCCACGATTTCCATTATTCATGGAACTCACGACAACGTTGTTGACACTCCAAGTTGGaactttgtatataaaaatgaactGTTGTAGAACGATTTGGTACATAGGACATGGTATTGAATaagtgtaatttaaaatatcatttgaCTGTGATGTCTTCGTAGAGGAAATATTGTGTGTAAGTACGTTAAGGCgatgttttatgttttgttgATGTTATGCACGAGTCCCTGATGTAAAAGGATATAATTGtatgtaattgtttttatttgcaTTTCTGTAGTgagtatattaaataaagttCTATGATTGTTTTATATTGGATGAATATGTGCTATAATGTAAATATGTACTtgcctttatttatttaggttaaGTTTTGTTATATTATCTTACATTGAggcttttaaataattgtttcacAATCTTCATGTAGGTGGGTACCTACATATGGTAGATGTTCTAAAGTCCGAAGAGATAGCGTGAATTCGTTGACATAAAATAAACCTAAGTCATATTAGGAATCAGTATATTTTTCGACTGGTTTGGTAATTCTTTTAGTACAACATCGATATTGTATAGTAGAAAATGAGATTTTGAAACGCTTCGTTCTCTAAAAGAGAAGGAAACCAGCCATTGACGTTCAAGAAGCGTTTCGTCGTTATTCCTTAATACGTGGCTTGGATCTGAAATCCATTTTTTGACTTggacattttaaaaacaagagtaaaaaaatattgtagccCTGCGCGTACCAGTATAGAGCAACCACATCTATActtatcagcggcgaagagttcatgcatgccgattcccaccgggttacctttaaaaattcatgcatataaattgttgtactgtatctagaatctagatatatgagaaaccgaagTCAGTACCACGCtttatgaatttctttttcttcaggacggcttaccttcatctgaaattcatccttcgccactgatacttataatcatttattattttatttgtggtaTTTGCGCTATAAGAGAAaagtgatataattatttgaaaGCCTCAATGTATTTTTGACTAGATTATTTTACTAGTCAGTAAATAATATGACCTTTTGTTATTGGTCTGTAGATTTGGTTAGGTTctacttaaatacttattaaGCACAACAATGACTTAGAACTgaactacttaataaaatagcTGACTGTACTTAAAAGTGCTTAGGATCTTGCATTACAGTGcgtagttttatatttattccagTTTCATAAATGGAGtgtaatattatacctaattatgAACTatgtaacaattaatattttaaataattgttacaatattgttatttgttaagaAATGTACATAATGTAGTATTTATATtagattttttactaaaatttatataaaattttttgaGCATCGAAACTTAATATACATAGTAGGTATACAATAtatagtaaattatttaaaatcgatTTCTGCTTTGTATGGTATTTACATATTCAGCATGTTTcttatgaaagaaataaaaaaaaaagacttttgaaataaaaacaaaaagttggaGGGCAAAtgagtaaatttttaaaacatgaataatttatatcttcagtcctgcaggctaattcactaacgtTGACGTATGTtaattgacatatacgaaattgagatttccatgtaatgtcatccggtgcctattggtggatatcatacagtgggtagatgacatttctcaattgatttgatgtttattttaataggttgatgcCAGCAGATCTCTTTATATGGTGACCGATTTTCATTTGGTGTTCAGATTGTATTGTTAcatagaaataagaaaaaaaatccacgAAGACAACGGTCACAGGTATCCGATAATATATGTTTAGAAATAGTTCAGTTTTTTTAAGACCTCCGATTTTGCTGGAATAAAGACTTCTATGTCAGAAATTACTCTTTCCATCATGATGGAAATACACCGATTGGatcaaaataccttttttttggCATTGGTGTCCAAAGTCAATTCTGAGTGTCAAATCAAAATCTGTCAACTTTTAcgatttttacaatttaaactaattgtatttttgttcaaaatatcattTGCTTAAAACCTGTTgaattgtaataaatgtattttattaaattttcgacCTACTATTGTTTCTCTGGTTGTGATTATTTCCGCtagtttctaaataaaacacCTTCCTAATCatattatttagtttacaaattatgttaataaatggtgccattttaaatgtttttgttttatttatttatttttaaaccttaTAAAGTTAGTGGTAAAGAATTTAACTGGAGGAAACTTCGttggccaattcactaactttgacgttgaTGTTAGctatctaataaaattaaattcaaatgaataATAATCACATTTTCGTAGGTATTCTCTAAGGCCCGTTGTTAACAAATATTACAAAGGCAACTGGGCAAGATGTCATCTACTTCTAACTATATGATACCGatacgaagggttgtcagtaagcaccggatgtaATTTTTTTCCTATAATCTctattttgatcagttagcattaaataaatatggtacacgaaatcacgtgacttatgAATTACTATTACACCGATATTAAAAtcggcgaaaatttgtgtgttaATGTGTGTGTGAGCGTatatgtttattcctccttcacgctgctgctactgaagcgatttggctgcaatttgggacggaaatagattttactctggattaactcatactgttcatcccggaaaaaattatggttcccgtgggatttataaaaaactgaattccacgcggacaaaatcgcgggcgtccgccagtaaacaatagctagttggtaaatttcaTAATGTctactaacatacgtcaaaattagtgaataacgTTCTCGACTACGAGTATGTCTTACCCCAGCGATTCTGTCTTAGAGTATTGCATTGCTAGTGCCGCTTACTGTTCTTTGaggttgaaataataatataaccgtattgacggcctccgtggcgcagtggtatgcgcggtggatttattgacggaggtcctgggttcgatccccagctaggccgattgaggtttttcttaattggtctaggtctagctggtgggaggcttcggccgtggctagttaccaccctaccgacaaaaacgtaccgccaagcgatttagcgttccggtacgatgtcgtgtagaaaccgaaaggaatgtggattttcatcctcctcctaacaagttagtccgcttccatctcagattacatcatcacttaccatcaggtgagattgtagtcaagggctaacttgtaaaaaaaataataataatagggtaGGTACAAGTTTTacaattgaataataaaatttggaaattttttaatgatataatctaaaataatattacatagccATGAAATTGAttagtacttacctacctaattacaatttacatatatTTACCCACAcagaatgatattttataaatattgtttgtttattttttatctaaaactaTCTCATATCTATATGacatgatataataaaaaatcagaTTACCTACAAGGACTTTTTATTAGAAAGCTCTTCAAGGCCGGAAGCCCTATAGCCAAGCAACATCGCTGTTAAAGCTAAAAGGTATGGATGCCTTAGTGGCGTAACTATACATAGCATGGCTGGCAAAATAACACGGCTCACAGCTCAAAAGATCCCTCATCCGAGACCGTCAGCTCCGAAATAACATTCgaaagaaaattacaaaaaaatataaaataactattttttcgGACCCGTTTCCATTAAATATGCCGCGAGCCATGTATATGTAGGTACAGTTACGCCATTGGTGGCCGGTGAAGTTATGGTTACTGAAGTGTGGTCTAAAAGGTATGGTTGCCGGTAAAGTGGCACATGAAAAACATAGGTATgtgacggcctccttggcgcagtgttATTGACGGTGGAAACGGAGGTCCTGacttcgaaccccggctgggccgattgagggtttcttaattgttcctggtctggctggtgggaggcttcggccatgacCACCCTtataccggcaaagatgtaccgccaagcgatttagcgttccggtacgatgtcgtgtagaaattaaaaggagtgtggattttctttctcctcctaacaagttagcccgcttccatctttagattgcagcatcatcacttaccatcaggtaagattgtagtgaagggctaacttgtaaagaataaaaaagaatgtGACGGCAACAAGGCGGGTTATTGTAAGTCATGTATTCACGATTACATTATCATGGCGATAGATACGGTGATTGCAGATATCCCATACGAATATCATTTTGCTTGATCTCTGAAGTGTTGTATAAAAACAGTCCTCCACATCGCCTATATGACTAGTCCATAACATAAGTGAAGAAAATCCGCATTTAATAAGGCCCTTGAAGTTCTTTGTTCACCAGGGACGTTGTTTTCTGTAAAAAGAAAACAGGTGTCGTTAAGTAAATGTAAGAATAAAACCAACAGAAAATCGGTAGTTTCTAGATTCATAATATCTTATAAAGTGAGAAtgtaatgataaatattttcaaatttgcTTATACGATGTATTTCTTATGTACACAGCAAAAAAACTTCGCCGTACAAAGGTCTctataaaaaacacatttaagtCGGTGTCCCCGATTGAGANNNNNNNNNNNNNNNNNNNNNNNNNNNNNNNNNNNNNNNNNNNNNNNNNNNNNNNNNNNNNNNNNNNNNNNNNNNNNNNNNNNNNNNNNNNNNNNNNNNNNNNNNNNNNNNNNNNNNNNNNNNNNNNNNNNNNNNNNNNNNNNNNNNNNNNNNNNNNNNNNNNNNNNNNNNNNNNNNNNNNNNNNNNNNNNNNNNNNNNNCCGATGTATTTCTTATGTACCTACACAGCAAATAAACTTCGCCGCAAAAAGGtctctataaaaaaaacacatttaagtCGGTGTCCCCGTTTGAGAGCTATGAGTACGTTgccacaaacaaacacacaagtACAAATAATTAGTAAGGTTATAACTTCTGTCTATAATGAATATATTGACATTTTCATTATAGTTTTCAAGAGtagttttctttaaaattaaaactatatggGCCAAGCCGCCCTCTGAAAAATGCCGCCCTACGATGCAGTATATATTGGTTAATCCGCCACTGCTACAACTTACATCTTTTTTTAAAGTAGACCAACAGAAGGTACACAGGGAGGTACTTTTGTATTCAATATCGCTTTTCTGAATGCACGGCTGCTCCATGTTTCCTGTAAAAATATGAACGTTCATATCACCCTATGTGTAGCGTGCTGCGGTGTTTTACAAAGGATTAGTTAACATTTTCCTAGCGTACTTTCTGATCCGAGTTAGTATTCATACGGTGGATTGACGGGAAATCATGTTAGGCATAGTTATGACATCACCTATCTGACTCGCCGTGACTATAAGCCGTGATAgatcagtggatatgacctctgcttccgattatGAAGGGTGTGgtatcgaatccggtccgggacatgcacctccaacttttcagttgtgtgcatttaaaaaaattaaatatcacgtgtctcaaatggtgaaggaaaacatcgtgaggaaacctgcataccagagaattttcttaattctctgcgtgtgtgaagtctgccaattcgcattgggtcagcgtggtggactattggcctagcccctctcattctgaaaggagacttgagcttagcagtgagccgaatatgggttgataacgactataTGACTGGCGTATTTATATTTAGCTGACGTGACGCCGCGTGTCGTGTCATGACGTGATGGCAAGTGTTTACATTAATATGTCGTTCTCTGACGCATCAAGACAATGCTTTGAATCAATACAGCCGGAGCTCTTGAAGACAGCGTCACAGAACAGCACTGTCGCGCGCGCACATTAATCTGAGGTGACGTGTCGTGATGGCGTCGTTTCAGCTCCCCGCAACCCACTCTGACACGAACTGGGATCGGGTCCGATGCGATACATCACAAggcatcacgacatgtcacgaCACTAAAGTGTAAACGTTGACATACAATACCGATTCCGTGGCCggtgttaaattcattaacaaccactatcagatgttaatgataatgatagggTCTGACAACTTAACCTGCTCTTCGTGATACGGGGATGTAACATCAACTTCCTAACCCCGGGCAgaaaattttaactgaaaatgtcTCAGAAAAAGaaaacccaggattcgaacccagtaTCAGTACAACATGGGTTCACCACTGGACCATCGAGGCTGTAcaaacacagaaaacatattatgtggTAGGTACAAACTTAATAGAAGATTGAAATCGCTACCATTCGGGCTACATTGCTTACAGTGGAAtttatagacgttgtaggggtaCCCCCAGGGTCATGACGGTCAGGATCATTCAGCCTCTGattgtcgaatttaacctctatttgtttgagaatttgataCCCAGCGGGTGAATCTTCACCTGGCGGTGCCCAACTATTAGAATTAGAAGAGTCATCTTACCTGTATACAGTTGGTTGTCTAAATGCGTGATATAGCTGCCAGCCAAGCGAAGGATCTCAATCTTGCTGAGCTTGCGGTCCGGTGGTTCCGTGGGGATCAGTAGTCGGAGCGCGTTGAATGCCGTGTTCACGCTGCTTAgaaatttaaatgatattttgattTGAGGAAATATATTTTGAGAGCTTTTGTGCGGTGGCACTTCTAGAAGACTATAAGTACAGTCCGATGCAACTTTATGTCTCGGAaataatgcaattataaaaactgtctctatagaatcgatgttcatCATAAAAAATGCCTTATTGAGTGAAACACAGTGAACAACATCGTTTTTGACGTCGttttggtaaattaaaaaaatatatgactttaaaattaagttttataagaaatccttaaattttattaagttttattattgatatatttcggacccataATCCATAAAccatacgaaattaatattgttaaaattaaatttgatatgagtcaactaccctattcgcGGGCCTCTGCAAGTAGATATCTAATTAATAACTTCTCTGTGCAAAATTAAACAACAACAATGAATCACTCGAGACTCACTGGATAAGGAAATGTTCAATATCGTTTAATACGAGAGTGTTTGTAGTCACACTCCAAAAAGGAACAACCTATTTTAATGAAcgtttttaacagacttcaaaaaggaggaggttctcaattcggtcggtatttttttttatgtatatacaccgattactcaaagacgcccgatttcaaaaattctttttttgtttgaaacggtatagtcgtcccatttggtcccattgccatcatgtcaagatctgatgatggaatcctggagaaattgaggggaactttcgaaaattatatgggtgtcaaGTGtattcgtatacttttccatttagtactttaaagcactacaatttcatgaagatttaaaatcgatctgatgaaggagccataaaacagacgagggaacccctcggcgatttacagccggcgacaaattaaaaatgagggtataaataactagtcatttcatacctaataataattataattagctaGTTCttaaattcatgaaaataaatttgattaatatgtttagaacaattagatatggttaatatattttaaataacattttaaaaacaaacaatacatgatttaaaataaataagttatgaagtGACAtgagttttctaccttcatttctaatttctttgttggtaaacagtactcatcaagacaggctgtagtatagtattAGAATATAAACcacttacaaaataaataacataacattcAATACTAACTTTTGCGTCCTGTCACGTTCCCTCGCGTTGGCTTGGCACCGTTGTTTTGTTGACGGCACAGTTTCCGCGCTGTTTTGAAACGTCACCGAGCACAGCTGTTCCCAGGTCTCTTCGTGGAACTGATAGTTTGTAAACGTTTCCATTTTCAAGTattatgttacaaaataaaaatggttaGTAAATAATGGCAATATTGTCGAGCTACATGCACTCGTACATTTAGCCCGGTTGCACGACGTGTACTACTAATCCGAATGTTTTGTCGTAAGTGTCTCGGTTCCCGATGGATATAATTTTGAAGGAGTCATTTAGGAGGAACAGCGCGCGCCTCTGACTCGCCTCTTAACCGTAATTGTATAAACAGATGCCTACTGATCGACCAGGGCCGTATTCTACGTTTtgtactatactattattatgtaCTCTAAGGTTTGAGTTTCATTATAGTTCACAAATGTAATAACCATgtaaattaagtatattactGCTGCTGATTTGACTAGTTGGGAAAATAAAGAAATCTATTAATAAGACATAAAATTTACTATATTAAGAAGTAAAAACCatgtatatttataaacgtCTATGTACAATAAAAGTTTACTCATACTCGTATAgaattttctatactaatattatatagagataAACTTAGTGCTATTATTGTAGGGAGTGATATCTGAATCTACTAATAAAAAGCCAcgtaatttgtgagtgtcatgggctataggactacgcggataaaaccgcggggcgtctgctagtatttaataaaatcaaattaagcCGTTCAGCTACAACCTATGTTACAATGTAGGCTCCGAAAACTATAATGGACCCataattacttatataaaaactatcacagtttacttgttttttattagttgtaaattgatatttttactacttatattttaatcaaaagacaattattttatattttatttaaatcacatataatatacatttattctttctgcattaataaaaaaaaattaaaactcgaGTGTACTTTGAACTATACGAGTAAATCAACTCTAATAAGAAAATGTATATTAGGTACATTATGCACGTTAATATTATGtcatcttaatatttttaatcaaatagttCAATTTTTATgagataatttatatattacctTTAATTCAAGTCCGTCCCTGTTGTGGCGAATGGTCGGGTTGTCATCGAGGATGTAAAGCGCCAAAGCTCCCCTTGTCCCTATTTGTTTAAGCTAACTACaggcaataaatatttttaacgacTTTGATGATTTGTCAAACTATAAAGTCTTCTACGATAaacaaatgttataaataattttgtgaatTTTCGTTTGTCTTATACTTTACAAGAGaagtgataggccagtggatatgacctctaccttcaattcggagggcgtaggtttgaatccggtccgggacatgcacttccaacttttcagatatgtatattttatgaaattaaatatcacatgtctcaatcggtgaaggaaaaacattgaaacttttcttatttctctacgtgtatgaagtctatcctcattgggccaatttgatggactaaggcctaacctctctcattctgagaggagactcgtgctcaacagtgagctgaatatgttAATGAATTAATGACCTTACTGAAGAAGTAAATCGCAActagccgctggatgttggcggctcgagaactttgtgtttggaagtctgcaagtcatgcaagaggtctatgtccagctgttcagtccagtttttttttttttttattctttacaagttagcctttgattacaatctcacctgatggttagtgatgatgcaatctaagatggaagcgggctaacttattaggaggaggatgaaaatccacacccctttcggtttctacaccacattataccggaacgctacatcgcttggcggtacgtctttgccggtagggtagtaactagccacggccaaagcctcccaccagcccgacctggaccaattaagaagacctcaatcggcccagctagagatcgaacccaggacctccgtcgttTGTTCAGCTCATTTAGCGGCCACTATATGACCAGTCCTCCCTCGTAGTAGGAGAGGGTATATGGAGCTAAGACTCACCACAcacatacttgattttttttagaatttgtttgtgccacgttgcaagaaccaaCTCATAACTAAGGGCCTCGTATTGATTCGTAACTAATCAGGCATAGTCTAGATTGTATAATGTGCGCTTTAtacgtgtttcataataaattcataCTTACAATACCGAAACtggaaattacaaaaattacaaaaatattttccaccCATGGGTGTCGAACCCGCTGCCTTGGGTGTTAAAGGCAGGAgcaaccactgcgccactcgaCCGTCAATTGATATCCCCATGAGAGAATGTGTTCCGTGGGAAAGGTCTAATTGGTTAACTTATATCGCCGGGTCCGAGAGccatttgtattaatttagtgtTAACGAAGTTCATGctgaaataacaataattaaaatttaaaattaaaaaaaaaacccaatagTCATGAATAGAATATACAAGTAAAAAGAATATGAAATCCTTCATCTGccgaaactttttaaaattttagactttaaactatcgtgagtgttattcatattaatttaatacaaaacggctaaaacttacgtCGGAGCATGCTACTAGTTTTGACCCtatacggggtccttagtcatgagccgACATGAAAATCAGACAAATTTCATAAATTATGACAATTTATGAAATTTGTCTGATTTTCATGTCACCTACAAATAGTTTTGTAATGTACATATTAAGTTCTTTATTTTGCTAACCAGTTTGAAAACATTCGATTGTTCATCCCACTATCCCCCCCCCCCTGTGAAAACGGCTGAGCTGATTTGGTTTGGATATATCTAAAAATCATCTCTGGAAAACAAGGTTTCAAATATCACTTAATGTAAACTACAGTCAAATCAGTTTACCCGTTTATGTCCGAGAGACAGACACTCATAACGGTCAAACTTCGCGGTAACATTAgctaaatagataaaatatactaCATGACCtgcaggcctattcactaatttggtctctattaacaaccttttaaaataaacatcaaatcaactgagaaatataatctacttactgtatgatataATTAGCCTGCTGATGAAGACAAACTACCTTTGaactttagaattttttttttataagtaggtagtttTTTCTTTACTAAACAGCTTTTGAGACAAGCTTCAAATTTTTTAGCAAGACTAACGAACAGACTAATTAGtatttatactcgtacctatactATAAGAAATTACTGCCGTTTTCTTGTAATGTTTCCtgtacgaaaaaaaaatagctttttaGAAAAGCTTCAAATTTCAGCGAGActatcgatctcctattaaaaagtggatgcacaatcagtgaGTGCcgaacacaacttcttggcattcaattcaagtagtcgcatttgcaaattcaacctaaaaCTCAATCTAtaaagttgaatttgctctgaatttgggattttattgaattttggaCTATATATAaaagcctttaggtataattgtctgtaccaataattctaaaactgtcaaaactGAAGCAAAATTGGcttgtttttaaatgaaattttctatatgattgtGCGATATTATTATAAGAAGTCAATGACTATAAGAAATAACAGCCTTTTTCTTGTAATGTCGAACAGTACGTGCTGCGATGCCAATGAAATCGTCAACATCGAACAAAGATGTTGACATTAAACGTCACAAATGTTCTCAGCACAGCAGACAGTCACGGAGCAATTACAAAGAGGATGTTCAGGTGTCTGTTGGTTGATACGTCACGTCCCCTCCATGGCGTACCACGGCCGCGACTTTCTCCGCGCGACACCGTCGGAGAAACCACTGGAGTCTCACAACAACCGCGCACCGGGTGACCGCCTCACCGCCTTACGTGTAACTAACTAACCTAAACAGTTAAACACGACTTCCGTGATCACTTTCGCTGAGTAAACAATTCGTGCATACGTATCGTGTTTTATAGAGTACGTCAGAAAATATTACTGGACATTTGGAGATGGTCAGCCGAATTTAAAAGGTGAGTAGCCTTTCTACTAGCTGTAGTCTCTTCGTAGTCTCCTGATGATGACATTCGGTGATAAGGTGGGTGGTGAACGCAAGGACGCACCTCTTGAAATCACCAATGACCAAACGTTTCTACTATTTACCCACTTATAGCGCTCATGTTGCTAGCTGCATCCTCTGTATCGTTAAATTGCGTAAGCATGACCATTTGtgtatattaaaatgaattatcAACAAggatatttacattttaagatTGCTTCTAAGGT
This genomic stretch from Bicyclus anynana chromosome 14, ilBicAnyn1.1, whole genome shotgun sequence harbors:
- the LOC112057243 gene encoding transcription factor 15 isoform X2; translated protein: METFTNYQFHEETWEQLCSVTFQNSAETVPSTKQRCQANARERDRTQNVNTAFNALRLLIPTEPPDRKLSKIEILRLAGSYITHLDNQLYTGNMEQPCIQKSDIEYKSTSLCTFCWSTLKKDKTTSLVNKELQGPY
- the LOC112057243 gene encoding transcription factor 15 isoform X1 — encoded protein: METFTNYQFHEETWEQLCSVTFQNSAETVPSTKQRCQANARERDRTQNSVNTAFNALRLLIPTEPPDRKLSKIEILRLAGSYITHLDNQLYTGNMEQPCIQKSDIEYKSTSLCTFCWSTLKKDKTTSLVNKELQGPY